One Thermomonas paludicola genomic window, CTGGCGAGCCGTGTCTGCGTGATGGCGCGCGGCCGGATCATCAGCGAAGGCAGCGTGGATGCGTTGCGCGCGCGGATCGCGCTCAAGCGGGTCTGGTGTTCGACGCGTCTTGCATTGGGCGAGCTGCGGGCATGGCCGGAAGTGGTCGAGGCGCGCATGGATGGCAATCGGTTGTGCCTGTCCACGGAATATCCGGAGCTGCTGGTGCGCCGCCTGCTGGCGCAAGATGCCGCGCTGAGCGGGCTGGAAGTGCGCGCCGCCGGCCTCGCTGAAGCCTTCACCGAACTCACCCGCGACGACAACGCCGCCGCATTGCTGGAAGCCGCCTGATGAACGCAATCACGACCCATGCAGGCGGCGGCATGCCGCGCGCGCGCGCGTTCAACGCCTACCTGCAGGAAGCGCGCAGCGAACTCCTGCGCTACCTGCGCAACCCGGGCTTCCTGTTGCCGGTGATCCTGTTCCCCACCGTGTTCTACCTGATGTTCGGGGTGGTGCTGGCGCATGCACAGGCACCGGGCATGGCGTGCTACCTGCTGGCAAGCTACGCCACGTTCGGGGTGATGAGCCCCGGCCTGTTCGGGTTTGGCGTGTCGCTGGCGATGGAGCGCGACAACGGCCTGCTCACCCTCAAGCGCGCCTTGCCGATGCCGCCCGCCGCGTACCTGCTGGGCAAGATGGTGATGGCGATGATCGCCGCTGCGCTGGTCGTCGTGCTGCTGCTGGGCCTGGCGGTGGGCGTGGCGGGCGTGGTGTTGACCGCCCGGCAGGCCGCTGCGCTGCTGCTTGCCGGCACGCTGGGCGTGCTGCCGTTCTGCGCACTTGGCATGCTGGTGGGAACCTTGGTCAAGGGCCAGGGCGCGCCCGGCATGCTCAACCTGGTGTATCTGCCGATGTCGTTCCTGTCGGGCCTGTGGGTGCCGTTGCAGGTCCTGCCGGCGACGCTGCAGCACATCGCGCCGGCATGGCCCAGTTATCACCTGGACCAGATCGCACTGCGTGCGTTGGGCGTGACGCAGGCGCCGCTGCTGCAGCATGTGCTGGTGCTGTGCGGATTCACCGGCGTGTTCCTGTGGCTGGCCGCGCGCCGGCTGCGCCGGCATGGCTGAGGTCGGTTATGCCTGCTGCGACTGACGTAGGATGCGCGCATGAAATTTCCGGCATGGTT contains:
- a CDS encoding ABC transporter permease — translated: MNAITTHAGGGMPRARAFNAYLQEARSELLRYLRNPGFLLPVILFPTVFYLMFGVVLAHAQAPGMACYLLASYATFGVMSPGLFGFGVSLAMERDNGLLTLKRALPMPPAAYLLGKMVMAMIAAALVVVLLLGLAVGVAGVVLTARQAAALLLAGTLGVLPFCALGMLVGTLVKGQGAPGMLNLVYLPMSFLSGLWVPLQVLPATLQHIAPAWPSYHLDQIALRALGVTQAPLLQHVLVLCGFTGVFLWLAARRLRRHG